ATTATTTCCCTGCGTTTTCGTCAAATACTACGTCTTCAAACAGTCAGAAACCGCATTGCAAATGATCTGCATGACGATGTTGGTTCTGCCTTGAGTACAATCAGTCTTTATACAGAAGTAGCTCAGCTTAAATCGAGTGATGAAATAGGATTAAAACAAATCCTGACTAAGATATCCGCCACAAGCCAGGAAATGCAGGAGAATATGAACTTTATTGTGTGGAGCATTCAGCCACGTAACGATCGTTTCGATCATATGGTGCTGCGGATGAAGCAATATGCAATTGAGGTGCTTCAAACCAAAAATGTGCAGGTTCAGTTTGAATACGATGAAAAAGTACAGGCTATTAAATTTTTCGCCGAGCAGCGAAAAGAAATCTTTCTGATATTTAAGGAAACCGTTAACAATATTTCAAAGTATGCCAATTGCAGATCAGTTTCCATTTGCCTGGAAAGAAATGGAAATCAATTTAGGATGACTATCAGTGATGATGGCTCAGGATTCATCTATAAGGATAAATATGCAGGAAATGGACTGCACAGCATGAACGAGCGGGCTCGCACCCTGAATGGAATAATAAATATTCGCTCAACTCCCGGAAAAGGTACAGTAGTGGAATTACAATTAGTAGTATAGGCTTATTGCTCTTGATTGTGACCCGCAAGATTTTGCAGGTGAAACATAAATTAATCCATGGCATTTTTGCATTTCAATCATGAGCATTCGTGTAACTATTTTCGAAGACAATCCTACCCGGCGCGACGGATTAAAGTTACTGCTGGACAGTTCGCCAGGCTTCGAATCAGCGGGGGCATTTGAAAACTGTAATAATGTATTAAGTGATGTATTAAGCACGCAGCCGGATGTGGTACTGATGGATATAGAATTACCAGGCATAAGTGGCATTGACGCCGTACGTAAAATTAAGGAAGAATATCCTGCCATGGCCGTTATGATGCAAACGGTATTTGATCATGATGAAAAAGTATTTCAATCGATTCTGGCGGGTGCCACCGGTTATATATTAAAGAAAACTCCGCCTGTTAAACTGCTGGAAGCCATACAGGAAATTTATGAAGGAGGCGCCCCCATGACCCCGGAAATTGCAATGAAAGTCTTGAAATTTTTTAGGAATAAAGAAGCTCAAAAAATACAAGTGCACTACTTGTTAACTGAAAAGGAAAAAGAGATTCTTACCGGACTGGTGGACGGCTTAAGCTATAAAATGATTGCAGACAGACTCAGTATCAGCTATCATACAGTCAACTTTCACATTCGTAATATTTATCAAAAACTACACGTACATTCTGTGAGTGAAGCTGTCGCAAAAGCTATAAAAGAAAAGATTGTCTGAATGAAAATATATAATTGCATAATAATTATATATTCAATAAAGGTATTCTTGCATTTATAGCTACTGCTAATACAACCTGCAACACATCTGATCCTATCCATTATAAATATCCATGCCTTACCTGCGAGATTTAGTAGTTGTAAAATCTGACCCGCAGAGATAGGTTTGTAGAAAAATTAAAAAAGATAAACATGAAAACAAAATACCTACTTCTGGGCATGATGTTCTTTTTACTGTGTGCAAATACTTTTGCTGCGGAAATAGAACCCAATGACACCAAGGCGAAAGCTACTAAGCTGAATCTTAATGGCAGTAATACAGGGGCAATCAATCCTGTAGGGGATGTTGATTGGTGGCAGGTAGCCACTACTTCTGATGGGCAACTGAATGTTACTCTTACATCAACGAATGGTTTATATTGCTATGTTACCATATATGATAACAACGGCACTACGTTGCTTGCTTCTAATTATACGAATGGTACGGTTACCATTTCAAAGGATGGTTTAGCTCCCGGAACTTATTTCATTTATATCTATCCCTATTACTCAGATCAGATGCCATCTTATACGCTTTCAAATGTATTTACACCTGCTGCTTTAACCAACGATCCTGAGCCAAATGATACCTATACAAATGCAAGTAACCTTCCATTAAACAAAAGCAAAACAGGACATATTGGCTTTTATTATAATCAAAAAAGAGATACGACAGATTTTTGGAAAATTACAACCACAGGTGACGGTTTAGTAAGACTTAGTCTGACCTCGCAGAACGGACAGTATGTTTATTATCAACTATTCGATGCTGATGGTATCACGAATCTTCATAGCAGCTATACCAATGGATCTCAATCGTACGACGTTGTTGGTCTGGCGGCGGGAACCTATTATGTTAAAATATTTTGCTTCTACAGTGATGGCTTTGCTCCTTATACTCTTACTGACAGCCTGATTCCTCCTGTGCAGGCTAATGACCCTGAGTCAAATGATTCAAAAAAGAATGCGGTCACCTTGAATTTAAACAGTACCGTTACCGGGCATATAGGATATTATGCAAACCTACAGCGGGATATGGAGGATTGGTATAAGGTTACAACCAATAAAGATGGTATGATTTCAATCACGTTTACTTCTAACAATAACCAGTATGTGTACGCATACCTGTACGATAATGATGGTAGCACACTGATAGGTGGAAATTACACCAATGGTACTTTTACCTTCAATACGGATGGTCTTATGGCAGGTACATACTATGTGAAAATTTTCCCCTATTACTCCGATGGATTCGCACCGTATACGCTCACAAATTCATTATCCAAGTATGCAAATGCAGATGATGGCATTTCGAATGATGTTGCGAAAAAAGCCGCCACCTTACCGGCAAACACTACTACTCCTGGTCACGTAGGTTTTTATTATAAGAATTCCCGTGATTTAATAGATTGGTGGAAGATCAATTATACCGGGAATGGTGATTTAACAGTAACTATGAATGTAGAACCATGGCTAAGCACTGGTGGAGTTCCCTACTCATATCTTCAGATTTATGAAGACACATTAGCAGCGCCCATCTTTAACCAGTACAACAATTCCGGAACTGTTACGGCAACTCTTACAGGCTTGTCTAAGAAATATTACTATGTGGCAGTATTCCCTTTTTACAACACTGAATGGTTTTCATACAATCTAACTCCAACATTTACTCAAAAGAACTGTGCCTCAATTAGCCTGGTACAAGCTACTTCAAATGGTTGTTCCAACAGCAGTCTGGAATACCAGGCAAGTGGAAGTCATGCACCCTATTCGGTTCAATTATACCGGTATGGAAAGCCGCTGGGATCTCCCATAGTAGTAAATAATGGGAATTCCTTCACATTCGATAATCTGGCCCCTGGCAATTATTACGCAACAGTTTACGGTGATGGAGCAACTGGAAGCTGCTCCAGCACAACACCTGTTACTACTATTATGCCTGTTATAAAAGGGGAAACTACTTCTGGAATAACGTCAACCAAAGCAACGCTCAAATGGAACACAATTTCTTGTGTCGTCGAGTACAGTGTTCAATACCGGGTGGAAGGAACTTCTTCCTGGACAACGAAAACAACAAACGGCAATGTGAATTCGTATCAATTAAAAAACCTGACTCCCAGCACTACTTATGAGTGGCGGGTGGCAGGTGTAGATATGGGTAATGGTGAAACAGCCACGGGAAAGTATTCTTCCATTACTACCTTTACAACGTTAGCATCTAAAAATGAAAACCTTCTGTCAACAGGAGGAGATAATTTAATAACTTCTTTGTATCCCAATCCTGTTTCAGATGTAATCAACCTTTCCATTGAACACGGTTCCGGACAGTTAAACCTCTCTATCGTTAATAATATTGGTCAGGTCATGGCTCAGCGTATCGTTCAGGCAGATGCTGCTGGCACTATTGTAAGCTGGAATGTTTCTGAATTCCCACAAGGAATATACCTGGTGAGAATTACGAATGGCACTTCAATAGAAACAAGACTGTTTAATAAGCAGTAACAGAATGTATCTCAAAAAAAACGCGGCCCGCAAGCCGCGTTTTTTTTTGCTTAAAGCTACCCGCCATATTCTTTATTTCTTTATCGATTTATGCTCCTTTTGAAATATAACCTGAATAGGGATCAGTTTAGAAAAGCTGGTTAAACTAATCAGAGTGTTGCATCTTTGTAACAGCAGTAAACAATTATTTGACTGATGAGAACAGTTTTGATTCTTTTTCTTCTTTACTCTTGTTCTTTTCAGTCTCCTCGGTCTGACAACACGTTGGCTTCTCATTTTCCTTCCGGGGAAAAAATTAATGGCGCAGGCCTGGTAGCCCCCTATTCCATGATTGATGAAAGTGCCCTTGATTCACTTAGCAGTATTCACACAAATTATGTATGCTTAATGCCGTTTGCATTTGTGAAGCCGGACGAGGCGGCAATCTATTACAACGGCAACCACCAGGCATGGGGTGAAAGCCCCAATGGCATTGCTTGCTGTATTAAAATGGCTCACGACCGCGGAATGAAAGTTATGGTGAAGCCGCAGCTTTGGGCGCACCATGGTGAATATACAGGTGATATTAAATTTTCAGATGTATCAGCATGGGAGAAATTCGAAGATGGATATTCAGATTATATACTGCAATTGGCCAAAGTTGCAGATTCCTCTCATGCAGATATTTTTTGCATCGGTACAGAATTGAATTGTTTTGTTGCCTCTCAAAATCAATACTGGAGTGGACTTATTGATTCGGTTCGAAAAATCTATCATGGTCAGGTCACCTATGCTGAAAACTGGGATTGCTATCAGCGTATTCCTTTTTGGAATAAGCTGGACTACATTGGTGTGAATGCCTATTTTCCCCTTTCAGATCATTCAACTCCTGAGGTTGAAGATCTGAAGCAGAAGTGGCAACCCTGGCTGCTAGCAATGAAATCGTTATCAGGCAAAAATCAAAAACCGGTTCTGTTTACTGAATACGGTTATCGAAGCATTGATGGCTGTGCCAAAGCCCCGTGGGAATTTTTTACTTCGGGAAAAACCAATTACACAGCACAGCAAAATGCCTATGAAGCCATGTTTGAAACCTTCTGGAATCAGGATTGGTTTGCAGGCGGATTTTTCTGGAAATGGTACGATAAGCTGGATGATGAAGAATATCCAATAGATCAGGACTTCACTCCGCAGCAGAAGCCTGTTTTGCAGGTTATTCGTAAATGGTATGAAAAAAAATCCTGAGAGAGCAATATCTGTTCATAGCAAAATCTTCTGCCGGGCATTTCTGTAAATTAACCTTTACGCCAGGAATTTATCTTTGCATTTTTTCAGCAATTCATTGTAAACTTTTTTGCCGCTATGGAGATGGAGAAGATTTATAATCCTTCCGGTATAGATGATAAGTGGTACCAGCGCTGGATGGATGCAAAGCTATTTCAATCAAAGCCCGATGAACGTGAACCTTATACTATAGTAATTCCGCCGCCGAATGTGACCGGTGTATTGCATATGGGCCATGCGCTGAACAATACCATCCAGGACATCTGTATCCGCCGTGCACGAATGATGGGAAAAAATGCCTGTTGGATTCCGGGAACTGACCATGCCTCTATTGCTACAGAAGCAAAGGTGACGGCAATGCTGAAAGTACAAGGGATCAGCAAGAAGGATCTTTCACGTGACGAATTTTTGAAATACTGCTGGGAATGGAAGGAAAAATATGGAGGAATTATTTTGCAGCAGCTTAAAAAATTAGGCTGCTCACTGGATTGGAACCGAACAGCCTTCACCATGGATCCGGATTACTCCCGCGCAGTAATCGGGGTTTTCATCGATCTGTATAATAAAGGATACATCTACCGCGGTGTTAAGATGATCAATTGGGATCCTAAAGCAAAGACAGCACTTAGTGATGAAGAAGTTATTCACAGAGAGGTAAAATCGAAACTATATTACATACGGTACAGCCTGGATTCGAATTCAAATGATGGTGACCAAAAATCTGTAAATGAGACTTTGAATATTGGACAGGAGGAATACATTACCATTGCGACTGTTCGGCCGGAAACTATATTAGGAGATACTGCAATCGCCGTTAATCCAAATGATCCTCGGTTCCAGCACCTCCATGGCCGGTTCGCTTTTGTACCCCTGATAAACCGCAGAATCCCAATCATTTTTGATGACTATGTGACCATGGAATTTGGGACCGGCGCGTTAAAAGTTACACCTGCTCACGACATAAATGATTACAACCTTGGTTTAAAGCATCAGCTCCAGGTTATCGATACATTAAATGATGATGGCACGTTGAGCAATGCTGCGCAGCTTTATACGGGCGAGGATCGCTTCGAAGCACGGCGAAAAATTGTTCGTGATTTAGAAAAAAGCGGACACCTGGAAAAAACGGAAGACTACGTTAACCAGATCGGTTTTTCCGAGCGAACAGAGGTTGTGATAGAACCACGTCTATCCTTACAGTGGTGGTGCCGGATGGAAAATATGGCTAAGCCAGCTCTTAAAGCAGTATTGGATGAAGATATTAAGTTTTATCCTGCAAAATTTAAAAATACGTATCGCCACTGGATGGAAAACATTCACGATTGGTGCATCAGCCGGCAGCTGTGGTGGGGACATCGCATACCGGCATGGTTTGCGCCAGACGGAAATCTTGCAGTGGCGGCAACGGCTGAAGAAGCAGCAGCAATTTTAAATGTAAAGAAACTGAATCTGGAAGCTACAATCGAAAATTCACAGTTCGCTGATCCTGTTTCTTACTATGAAGCCAGACAGTTGCGGCAGGATGAAGACGTGCTCGATACGTGGTTCTCATCCTGGCTGTGGCCTTTCGAAGTATTTAAGGGATTAAGTGATCCGGGAAATGAAGAGGTGAAGTATTACTATCCCACAAACACGCTCGTAACCGCTCCTGAAATTATCTTCTTCTGGGTGGCGCGCATGATCATGAGCGGGTATGAGTATATGGGGAAAAAGCCATTCAGCGAAGTGTACTTCACCGGCATAGTACGGGACACCTTGGGAAGGAAAATGTCTAAATCACTTGGCAACTCTCCCGATTTGCTGGCTTTGATTGATCAGTATGGGGCCGACGCTGTACGGTTTGGTATTTTAATTTCATCACCTGCAGGCAACGATCTTTTGTATGATGAGAAGCTGATTGAGCAGGGAAGAAATTTTAACAATAAAATTTGGAATGCACTGCGGCTGATAAAAGGATGGAGTATATCTGATAGCAATCCTCCTCCCGATTTATCACAGTCAACCGGTAATCAATTTTCAGTGGAGTGGTTCGAAAATCATTTGAATTTAACTGTAAAAGAATTAGAACGGCTGTTAAACGAATTTCAGATTTCTGCAGCATTAAAACTTTTATATGAATTGGTTTGGGTAGATTTCTGTTCCTGGTACCTTGAAATGGTGAAGCCCGGGTTTGAGCAATCAACTGATCAGGAAACCTACTCTAAAACAGTTGACTTTTTTGAGATACTAATGAAATTATTACACCCCTTCATGCCTTTTATAACTGAAGAGCTTTTTCATTTAATAAGGGAAAGAACGGAAACAGAATTTATAACCATTTCAGATTATCCAAAGTATATTAAAAAAGAAGGGTTCAACGAAAATTACGAAAGCGTACCATCGCTACCGATAAGTGAAACATTAAAAGAATTGGGTACAATAATTAAGGAAATAGTTACAGAGGTTCGTGAACAAAAAAATAGAAATAATATAAAGCAAAATGAAAAAGTGACATTGTATTATTTGGATGACCGCTATATAGTAAACAGTGACCTGCTAAAGAAGTTAGCAGGCTTAAGCAGCATTGAAAAAGTGACAGACATTCCGGAAAATTCGATCCGTTTTCTCTACCGGACGCAGGAATTTTTCTTGGCATCTCCCCGTGCAATTGATTTTTCTAAAGAAAGGCTGTTTTTAGAAAAGGAACTTACCTATCACCGTGGTTTCTTAGATTCGGTAATGAAGAAGCTTGGCAACGAAAAATTTAAATCGAAAGCTTCGGTTCAGATAATTGAAAATGAAAAGAAGAAAGCTTTCGATGCACAGGAAAAAATCAGGCTGCTGGAAGAGCGGTTGCATGTAATTATAAATTAACTTGAAAAATGGAAGTGATAATTAAAATTTGCTATTGTTGCTTCCGGTACCTTAATTCCTACGCTGCTGTTCCCATTTGAAATTGCAAGTACATAATTTCCTTTACGCAGAGACGCAATAAAACATAATATTTCAGTATAGTCACTTTCTGTTTGTTTCAAACCGTAAAAAGCTTGCATTGACCTGCTATTCAAATTACATTGATCTTCTGTTTAATTCACCTTTTCCCCATTAACATACGTAGCTAAAACTGTTGTTGAAAAAGTCTGTTCAATAGGAATGGTCATGATATCTTTTTCAAGCACCACAAAATCGGCAAACTTACCCGGCTCGAGGCTTCCCTTTTCATTTTCTTCGAAGTTTGCCATGGCTGCCCAAATCGTCATACCCTGTAATGCTTCATAGCGTGTAAGTGCATTTTCAGTTTGAAATCCATCCGGAGGAAATCCTTTTTTGTCTTTTCGTGAAACAGCAGCATAATAGCCATAGAGCGGGTTAATGTTTTCTACCGGAAAATCACTTCCATCGGCAATCCAACCGTTCTGAGCTAATAAAAATTTATAAGCATAAGCTCCCTTGATACGATAAATCCCAAGACGGTCAGCTGCCCAATACATATCGCTGGTGGCGTGTGTGGGTTGCACAGACGGGATGATATTATATTGATGAAACAGCTCAAAATCACCCGGCGCTATCACCTGGCAATGCTCGATGCGCCATCGCCTGTCATTTGGACCCCCTAACGCTTCTCCATAAATATGCAGCATCATCCGGTTCGCGGAATCACCTATAGCATGAGTGCACATCTGGAAACCGTGGTTATAGCAGAGTTGTGCCTGTTCCTCGAAATAATGTGTAGGCTTTTTTTGCAACCCTTTTGTTGCTGCATCGGTATAGGGTTTTAAGAGCAAAGCACCGCGGGAACCTAAAGCACCATCTGCATAATACTTAAATGCCCGGACATCCAGACGATCGGTTTTATAGGGACCATGTGCGAAATAATATTTTTTGTTTTCCTCATTGTCGGTGGCCATAGCATACATGCGTATCTTAAGGTTAGCGGTCTTTTGCAGGGAATCAATAATATCGATAATTTTTTTTTCCAGGCCGGCATCATCGAGGGTGGTTAATCCCACTGCAAAACAATTCCTCTGAGCTTGTAATAATGCAGCGCTGATTTCTATTGCAGAAGGCTTAGGAATTTTTGTAATCACTGAATCCATGGCGTTATCCAGAAGTACGCCGGTAGGTTTTCCATTTTTCAGAATAATTTCGCCACCAGGAATTTTAGATGCACCATCTATTTTAGTCATGTTAAGCACTGCCTGGTTTACAATGCAGGCGTGGCCGTCAATTCGCTCCAGGAAAACAGGGCGATCAGGAAAAAGTGAATCGAGTTTTTCCTTTGTTGGAAAATCTTTTTCTTTCCAGTCATTTTGATCCCATCCTTTTCCCAACAGCCAACCGCTTGAATTTGATGCTGCCTGTTGAAGTACTTTCTGAAGCACATCATCCCAGGAAGTAGTTCCGGTTAAATCTGCCTGTGCCAAGTTCATAGCATACTCAAAAAAGTGACAATGGGCATCAATAAATCCGGGGTATACGAATTGCCCTTTCAGATCCACCCTGTTTGTAGCTGTATATTTATTTGATAGATCTGCTTCACTGCCTACTGACAATATCTTTCCATCCCTAACCACCATTGCATCGGCAATTGAATCCTTTGGATTAAGAGTGTATATTTTTGCATGGTAAAAAAATATGTCGGCTGCAGGTTTATTGTTACATGACGATGCTAAGAGCCAAATCAGGAAAAGGATAGGTGGTCGCATTTCGAAAGATAAATACAAACTCCGATGTCCATTGACTTTAATTTGTGAAGACGGAGAACAAAACTTCATGATGAATTAAAAACAGAGTATTATTTTTAAATCTATAAATTTTCAAATGGTCTGGTTAAAAAAAATTGGGAGATGGTTATTATATGCAGCAGCAGTATACCTCTTGCTGATGCTGGCAGTTGTGGGGTTTGTACTGCTTAAGAAGAAAGAAATTCTTGGTTACGTGACTGAAACTGTAAACCAGAAAATTAACGGTACCTTTTCTATTGCAGATTTCCATATAACACCATTTGAAGATTTTCCCTACATCTCCCTTTTGTTAACGGATCCGGTTATCCGGGATTCCCTGTACAGTCAGCACCATCAGACATTGTTCGAAGCAAAAAAGATTTGCCTTGAAATAAATGTATTCAAACTGTTTAGCAAAACAGTGGAATTTCGAAGGGTCACCGTTTCAGATGCTGTAATTGCGATTTTAAAAACACAAACAGGATATTCAAATGCAAAAATTTTTAAGCCCCAGCCACCTTCAGACGGCCAGGCTAAAAACACGGCATTGTTTGGCATTGAGGACGTTGCTCTTCTGAATGTAAACTTTACACTGTCAGATTCCTTAAAGAATAAAAAATTCGGCATTCAATTCTTAAATGTGAAAGCCAATACACAGCATCTGGGATCTTCGCTGCGTGTTCACGCGCAGGGGGTGATACACTTTGAGGGACTCGGCTTTAACCTGGAGAAAGGAAGTTACCTTTTAAATAAAAATGCAGTAATAGATTTAAATTTAGACTATTCCTCATCACAGAAAAAGCTGATCGTGTTTTCGTCAAAATTGAACATTGAAAATAATGATTACAATTTGATGGGAAGATATTTTTTTAATGAGCCTGCACATTTTCAGATGAGGATAAGTGCAAAAGATGTGATGCTTGATCAGGCGCTTTCACTGATCACCCAAAATACTGCTTCAAAACTAAAAAATTACAGGATCGAGCAGCCGCTTACGTTTGCCGTACTCGTTTCGGGAAAACTGGCCAACGGTAGTAAGCCTGCCGTGGATTTACTATTTAAATCCCGGGAGCCAACCACCATAATGGTAGGTCAAAACATGCTTTCGTATTCTGAACTGAACGGTATTTTCACGAATCACTTCGATTCCGCAATGGAAAATACAGACCAGAATTCTGTTTTTATGCTACCTGATTTTTCGGCTTCTTATCTTGGAATTATACCATTACGCTCCCGTATTGTTATCGCCAATCTTGCAGATCCAAGGCTCTTCATGAAAGCCCATGTAGATATGTCGCTACCTGATTTAAATGAAATAGTGGACTCTTCAAAGTTAAATTTCCTAAATGGAGAAGCACATGTTCAGTTTAAATATACCGGCAAGCTTGTTAATTTTGTTGATACCGTGAATAATAGACTGGATGCAGATCTTAGCGGTTCTGTGCATTTAAATGACGCAGACGTTGAATATGTTTCCAGGCATTATGATTTCAGTGGTATGAATGCTGTTATTCACTTTGATAAATCCACGCTTACACTGGATTCGGCAAGCGTAGCTTTAAATGATAATCCGTTAAGAATTGAAGGCATTGTTGAGAATTTAATTCCTTCATTTTTTATTCCGGAGAAAAAACTGCTTGCAGATTTTAAAATAAGTACTCCGGTTTTAAATCTCAATAAGATTATAACTCCAGGAAGCTTTAAAAAGAAATCCCGAAAAAATATAGCTGCAAAAGATTCGTCAAAAGTTGTAAAACAGGAAAAGAAACGCGCAGCATTGGCCGATAAAGGAACTCCGTTACCAGTATCTGTAAGAATTAATGAACTGCTTGATAATATGGTATTCCTGATTAAGCTGAATGCCGACCAATTGCAGTACAGGAATTTTAAGGCAAATAATTTTGAAGGTGGACTCGAGTTCGGTTCGGATTACATCCATTTTAACAATATAAATATGAATACAGCGGGTGGCTCGTTTACGCTCCATGGTAATTTAACAAATACCGATCGTCCCAATGCTGCTTTAAGTATTACTTCAAGCCTTTCTAATGTGCGAATAAACGATCTGTTATATTCCTTCGATAACTTCAGTCAAAGTACCATAACTAACAAAAATATTGAAGGCCAGCTAAATGCCCAGATACTATTCAATGCGGGTATGCGAAAAGATTATACAATTGTGCCAAAAAGTATGAATGGAAGAATTTTCTTCAGGTTAAAAAATGGAAAATTACTGGACTTTACTTCTCTGAGCCAAATATCAAAATACGTTTTTAAAAACCGGGATTTCACCAATATTGATTTTGCAGTTTTGCAGGATACGGTTATTTTGAAAGGGCAGGACCTGCATCTTTCAAGAATGCAAATTGAATCCAACGTGCTTACTTTTTACGTTGGGGGTATTTATAGTTTTGCCGACAATACCAATCTCTCCATTCAAATTCCTTTAAGTAACCTCAAAAAGCGGGATGAAGATTATGTTCCGAAGTATTCAGGCAATAAGAAAAGAGCAGGGATTAGCGTATTTCTAAAAGCAACGACCAAGGATGGAAAGATTAATATAGGATATGATCCTTTCCCTGATAAAAAATTGCAATAATCAGGTTATCTTATAATCAGATTCCTGACTTGTTTTTCGCCAGCCTCGTTCTGTATAACCAGTAAATATAAACCGCTAACCTTTACCGGTAGTCCAACATTATAGGTACCCGCGCCGATACATTTTTGCCTGTAAAGCTCAATACCATTTAAATCAGTAACTACCATTAACATATTATTTTCCGGCACTATAACCTGGAAGTGTCCATCATTTGGGTTTGGATAAACGGCCACATTAAGGTCACCATTTTCCTTATTTTCAATTTCTTCACGACTATTGATCAGCGGAGATTCGAAACTCCATACCGGACCCAGCGGGGAACCTCCATAATAAATAGTGCCATCAGAAGGGCTGGGTAAATATTTCGATTTATCATAAATAACAGAACCTCCCCCTTCGTTAAAATGATATATGGCTACTGTTTTTGTATCCGGTCCGAATTCCACAGGAATTGGGGTGAAGTTGATATTGTAGCGAAGGTTTTTACAGATTCTCATTTCATCTATATATCCGTTGTAAGAAGGAAAGTTAGGCCCCACATCACTTTTGTTTGCGCCAATTACGAGATAGGGATCCGTTTCAGGGTAATCGGTTAGCCTGCGGTCACGGTATCCTATTTTACCTTTTGGCCCCATTCCCATTGCCTCCACGGTTCCGTTTACAT
The nucleotide sequence above comes from Chitinophagales bacterium. Encoded proteins:
- a CDS encoding T9SS type A sorting domain-containing protein; the encoded protein is MKNLFSLPFFLIISLLLSGNHSTSAQQYSLRFYGNGYQAPGADRIKIPLDNPSHAVDVSKNFTIEFWMKADYRDNNGKVKASASNGGDWAMGNTIVDRNVHGAGDYGDYGLSIGSYAGGSEVTRVIAFGIAQGEQGVTVIGKSNVADNQWHHIAVTRNAATGIVKLYVNGTVEAMGMGPKGKIGYRDRRLTDYPETDPYLVIGANKSDVGPNFPSYNGYIDEMRICKNLRYNINFTPIPVEFGPDTKTVAIYHFNEGGGSVIYDKSKYLPSPSDGTIYYGGSPLGPVWSFESPLINSREEIENKENGDLNVAVYPNPNDGHFQVIVPENNMLMVVTDLNGIELYRQKCIGAGTYNVGLPVKVSGLYLLVIQNEAGEKQVRNLIIR